The Acidobacteriota bacterium genome window below encodes:
- a CDS encoding TonB-dependent receptor, whose product MSKRFAQLFLYPLVLALLVGVGWTASVFAQATDGGINGKVIDESGAVISGASVKVTNMETGYSTTATADASGLFRINYLPVGKYSISAEAGGFKTTSIDNVGIALNAVIDVTIKMLPGEVSEVVTVSGGDVLVETSSSILGNTFEARKVVELPSFNNSQLELALLAPNITSQAGGTAGEGGSVGGNRPRNNSFTLDGVDNNDTILTGSVIEVIPESVAEFTLLTNQYTAEFGHSSAGQFNTITKSGTNEFHGGASWFNINRNYKAVDHLTKEAIARGELPDKRPRFDFNRVAGFLGGPIIKNKLFFFGAYQYDTTGTAGDPASFLTPTAAGFARLETLNGVSPVTLGLLKQYTVPASVAETTVPVLGQEIPVGTVNFLNADFEANHTFNVNVDQVLGNGDQVRYRYNYARSTQPNNGNGNPVFNGAFTQLNQLASVAFIHNFSPTLINETRISYRRKNNSFGVPDEFAAFPNFSFNDTGYVFGPQGESPQGETTNSYQYVNNLTWLKGKHTLKFGVEFRNVISSNGFLPRGRGEYDYSTLEEFLRDLKPTGFNGGLKGVGSSAFAANRKSIYWFVQDDVKLTSNLTLNLGLRYEFYTIFRDEKLQALNAIANVPGVIEFGVPKTDKNNFAPRIGLAWAPDYKEGIGHFLFGNNGESSIRAGFGTSFDVAYGNLGTLQLPPQFQQELNTAAGDGGAFGTATNFIANGGLGNTPIPPNTPADARAASSAFIPDRVLPYTMSWSLSYQRQLHRDWSVELRYLGTRGVKQIAQIRLNGGNSIFPIAGFSLPTYLNASQVPDQGTLDSMRTLDELLNISIYGNGVGGLGVADFVSPTMTAFLPVGSSTYHAGSVDLTKRFSHGYTMSAAYTFSKTIDFGTNDLFTSFINPRRAQDGFNLGDMRGLSAIDRPHRFVTSIIWELPWFRKSQNRLARTLLGGFQSNLIYTAESGQPFTALSATDSNLNGDTAGDRALFNPNGIPGTGSNVTPVTNSQGQTVGYLAVNPNAQYIRAGQGVISTVGANTLRSPGINNFDISIFKDFEIREGMRLQFRTEMFNAFNHEQLTVGNGSVVDPGQIGITNATNLAFANVASPSFNNPRVFAGRPRTIQFGLKLIF is encoded by the coding sequence ATGTCGAAACGATTTGCTCAACTCTTTTTGTATCCGCTGGTACTGGCGCTGCTGGTCGGGGTGGGATGGACCGCTTCGGTTTTTGCTCAGGCCACCGATGGTGGCATCAATGGGAAAGTCATTGATGAATCCGGCGCCGTTATCAGTGGCGCGTCGGTCAAGGTCACCAATATGGAGACTGGCTACAGCACCACTGCCACAGCCGATGCTTCCGGTTTGTTCCGAATCAATTACCTTCCCGTCGGAAAGTATTCGATCTCAGCCGAAGCCGGCGGTTTTAAAACAACGTCCATTGATAATGTCGGGATTGCGCTCAATGCCGTGATTGATGTGACAATTAAAATGCTGCCGGGTGAAGTGAGCGAAGTTGTCACCGTTTCTGGCGGCGACGTGCTGGTCGAAACCAGCAGCTCGATCCTCGGCAACACGTTTGAAGCCCGCAAAGTGGTTGAATTGCCGAGCTTTAACAACTCGCAACTCGAACTGGCGCTGCTGGCCCCAAATATCACGTCTCAGGCTGGCGGAACTGCCGGCGAAGGTGGTTCGGTCGGCGGCAACCGCCCCCGCAACAATAGTTTCACCCTGGATGGCGTGGACAATAACGACACGATTCTGACCGGGAGCGTGATCGAAGTCATTCCGGAATCGGTGGCTGAATTTACGCTCCTGACCAATCAATACACGGCGGAATTTGGACATTCGTCCGCCGGTCAATTCAATACCATCACCAAATCCGGCACCAATGAATTCCATGGTGGCGCGAGCTGGTTCAACATCAACCGCAATTACAAGGCGGTGGATCATTTAACCAAAGAAGCGATTGCCCGTGGTGAACTCCCCGACAAGCGACCACGCTTTGATTTCAACCGCGTGGCTGGTTTTTTAGGCGGACCGATTATCAAGAACAAATTGTTCTTTTTTGGGGCTTACCAGTATGACACGACGGGTACGGCAGGAGATCCAGCCAGTTTCCTGACACCCACTGCCGCCGGGTTTGCCCGACTTGAAACCCTCAATGGGGTGAGTCCGGTCACCCTTGGACTGTTAAAACAATACACCGTCCCCGCCAGTGTCGCTGAAACCACGGTGCCTGTTCTTGGACAGGAAATTCCGGTTGGAACAGTGAACTTCCTCAATGCCGATTTTGAAGCCAATCACACCTTTAACGTCAATGTGGACCAGGTGCTGGGCAATGGTGATCAGGTACGGTATCGCTACAACTATGCCAGATCCACCCAACCGAATAATGGAAATGGCAATCCGGTGTTTAACGGGGCATTCACCCAGTTGAATCAACTGGCATCGGTCGCGTTCATTCACAACTTCTCGCCGACGTTGATCAATGAAACCCGGATTTCGTACCGGCGCAAAAACAACTCGTTTGGCGTGCCCGATGAATTTGCGGCTTTTCCAAACTTCAGCTTTAACGATACGGGGTATGTCTTTGGTCCCCAGGGTGAATCACCCCAGGGTGAAACCACCAACAGCTACCAGTATGTCAACAACCTGACCTGGCTCAAGGGCAAACACACCTTGAAATTCGGCGTTGAATTCCGCAACGTCATTTCCTCCAACGGTTTCCTACCGCGCGGACGTGGCGAATACGACTACTCAACGCTTGAAGAATTCCTGCGCGACCTCAAACCGACCGGTTTTAACGGCGGGTTGAAAGGCGTCGGCTCATCGGCGTTTGCCGCCAACCGGAAATCCATTTACTGGTTTGTGCAGGATGACGTCAAACTCACATCGAACCTGACGTTGAATCTGGGCCTGCGCTATGAGTTCTACACGATTTTCCGGGATGAAAAACTCCAGGCGCTCAACGCCATTGCCAACGTGCCGGGCGTGATCGAGTTCGGTGTTCCGAAAACCGACAAAAACAACTTCGCGCCGCGCATTGGGCTGGCCTGGGCACCGGATTACAAGGAAGGCATCGGTCACTTCCTGTTTGGCAACAACGGCGAAAGCTCAATCCGTGCCGGTTTCGGAACGTCGTTTGACGTGGCCTATGGCAATCTGGGCACGCTCCAGTTGCCGCCGCAATTCCAGCAGGAACTCAATACCGCTGCCGGTGATGGCGGTGCGTTTGGGACCGCGACCAACTTTATCGCCAACGGTGGTTTGGGCAATACCCCCATTCCTCCCAATACCCCGGCAGATGCCCGCGCCGCATCATCCGCCTTTATTCCAGATCGGGTGTTGCCCTACACCATGAGCTGGAGCTTGAGTTACCAGCGCCAGTTGCATCGGGACTGGAGTGTTGAACTTCGGTATCTGGGCACGCGTGGCGTCAAGCAAATTGCTCAAATTCGGTTGAATGGCGGAAATAGCATTTTCCCAATCGCCGGGTTCAGTTTGCCAACCTACTTGAATGCGTCACAGGTGCCGGATCAGGGAACGCTCGACTCCATGCGGACGCTGGACGAGCTGCTCAATATTTCAATCTATGGCAACGGTGTCGGCGGATTGGGTGTGGCTGATTTTGTCAGTCCAACCATGACGGCGTTTCTTCCGGTTGGAAGCTCAACCTACCACGCGGGGTCGGTTGATCTCACGAAACGGTTTTCACATGGCTACACGATGTCAGCCGCTTACACGTTTAGCAAGACGATTGACTTTGGGACCAATGACCTGTTTACAAGCTTTATCAACCCCCGCCGGGCCCAGGATGGCTTTAATCTGGGCGACATGCGCGGGCTTTCAGCCATAGATCGTCCCCATCGGTTTGTGACCTCAATCATTTGGGAGCTGCCGTGGTTCCGAAAGAGCCAGAACCGACTGGCGCGAACACTCTTGGGTGGCTTCCAGTCCAACCTGATCTACACGGCTGAAAGTGGCCAGCCATTTACGGCGCTGAGTGCAACCGATAGCAATTTGAACGGTGACACGGCTGGTGATCGGGCCCTGTTTAATCCAAATGGTATTCCAGGAACTGGGAGCAATGTCACGCCAGTGACAAACTCACAGGGCCAAACGGTTGGCTATCTCGCCGTGAACCCAAATGCCCAGTACATTCGAGCTGGTCAGGGCGTCATTTCCACCGTTGGTGCCAATACACTGCGTTCACCTGGAATCAACAACTTTGACATCTCGATTTTCAAGGATTTTGAAATTCGGGAAGGCATGCGGCTGCAGTTCCGAACCGAGATGTTCAACGCCTTCAATCACGAGCAGTTGACCGTCGGCAACGGGAGCGTGGTTGATCCTGGCCAAATCGGGATTACCAATGCCACCAACCTGGCGTTTGCCAACGTGGCCAGCCCCTCGTTTAACAACCCGCGTGTGTTCGCGGGACGTCCGCGCACGATTCAGTTTGGGCTCAAGCTGATCTTTTAG